The sequence below is a genomic window from Neodiprion pinetum isolate iyNeoPine1 chromosome 7, iyNeoPine1.2, whole genome shotgun sequence.
GGGATTTgcaaaaatctgagaaaacaATAGACAAAATTAGGATACTCCGATGGCAGATTTTTTCTAAGGATTAATACGCTTTCGAAGATAATCACCTGTGAGTTCGTCGACCGACTTTCCTCCAGCTTGAATAGCGGCAATCACTTTGTCTTGTTGAGCAAGTGGAAGTGTTCCCTGCTGAATCATACTTATAGCATTCTTTCTAGCGATTTCGAGCAgcttttttttgtcaatttctattctttctctgcaaattttgtacaataagAGAATCAATTGAGAGGTAGACTTAACGAGACATCACTTTTAGCTAAACGCTACAATATTTAACTCGAGAATTTCAGGCAGAAAAAACGCACGACTAACTTTCTTTCTCGGCTCCGCGTTCTTCCACGATTATTGCGCCTGTCTCTGCTTCTATCCCGACTCCTGCTTCTGTACCTATCCTTGTCTCCGTCTTTGCTGATTTTCCGTCTATCCCTGTTCCATTCGTGATCCCACCTATCTCTGCTTCTCTCCCTATCTCGTCTGTCTCTGCTTTTTTCCCTAGATCTTTCCTTGCCTTTACTCCTGCTGCGCTGAGATCTGGAATGGCTTTTTGACTTGGATCTTTTTCTCTCACGAGACCCGCTTTTGCGGTGATGTTTTTCTTCGTGACCTTTGTCGTTGGAATCTCTACGTGTCTTGTCTTCTCTTTCCTGTTTGCCGTTTCTCAACTTGGACTTTATTTCCTCCCGACGcttcttttccttctccttTAAAATCATCCGCAGATCATTTCTTAGTGTTACACCCACTTGCTGCAGCCTTAGCATTGGACTTGGCGTTCTCACAATTGATCTATTTGATTCTGGACTCAAGGATGGCGTTCCATGATTATCGCATGATGAGGGACTTGGACTCAGCGTTGGAGTTCTATCGTTGCCACTGCTGTCAGACAGTTCGCCATCTTCCATGCGAGCAGCCTTTTCTCTTGCCTTGTCCTCAACTTCTTTCACGACTTCACTGTAAACCACGCTATGCTTCAGATCCTTGATAAGAATTTTTCCTGCTGCTCCCTGCTTCGGATTTTCTGTATTAAAAGAAAAGTATTGTTTAATAGGTGATCTCTTACAAaagattgtgaaaaattctagATGCTTAAAACGAAAATCGATAACTAACAAACAAATGACTAATAGGACGGTAATGAAATCgatataataatcattttGCAGTGATTCCCTAATATACTCTGCCTTTCCCACAGATATAGGACTTATCCCTCTTTGCCATCAGAGCTTTCAATTAGCAAAAAGTAACTTTTATAGTCTATTACTTGCTATTCGAGGAATGTTGATGATTCaattggtataaaataaaataatttgtttttgaaaatcatatGTCTAAAATTGAGGATAAAAACGTTTGTAATAAGATTCCAATAGAATAATCCTTGTTGCTGAATCCTAATATAGGAAATCCTTGTATAACATTAAGTATATCTAACAGTATGAAACTTACggatgaatgaattattttaattttattatctaCGTAAAAGTATGTTTGCTATCTGCAAGTTAATACTGTGAATTAAATTGTTAAAAGTGATTTTAATACACACCAAGTAATCTTGGCATGACTATGTCCTCCAAGTTATCCTTGTTAGTTTTACTTGCTACGAAAGGTTGCCGGGGACTTGATGGTTCCAAAAGTGCCTCATGTTGTTGATGCACTGAATGCTCAGGCATTGCTAATCCTGGCTCTGTTTTGATCAAAGAATTTTCTGCAAGCTTTGAAACGTTCTTATTCGCATTACCATTAGTAGTTGCatcaaattcatcattcaAGTAGTTTTCACTTATTTTGGAGTTCTTCTTAAAGCCATCACTATCAATCTTTTGTACTTTTCGTTTCTGCTCATCCGATTCGGAAGTTCGACTCGACGAAGTATCTCGCTTGCGTTTAGATTtctttttatgtttttttcgcTTCTTCGAGCCTGAAAAATAAGAGCAAAATAagagcaaaaataaaagagacTGGGAACTTAAGATTCGTTGAACTAATGTGGAATTGTTGATCCTAAATCAATATGTCTCCTCACCATCTTCAGCCTCGCTGTCGCTATCGGACGAATGTTTCTTAGTTTTCTTCTTGTGTTTTTTATCCTTATGCTTGTGCTTCTTCttgctctttttcttcttaagCTTATCCGATTTTTCGCTCTTTACACTGATATCTTTGGCAATCTCGTTATCGCCGCTTCCAGGTGAAATTATTCCTTCATCGGCGTCAAACGTACTAAAAAGTTcggtcaaaatttcatttgacgATTTTTCGGGTAACCCTGGCTCCGATTTAATTTTAACCGCGTCTACACCCACCGTCGTAATTAAATTTGCTATATCGAATAAATCGGCCATCGGTAATTTTCTTTCCTACCAATTGTCAATGAAATTCCATACACCTGCAGAATttaaaaagataaaattgtcaaaacgCAAAAATATCCATCCTCCCGCATAATCTACGTCCCATCACAAACACTCTTATGCCATGTACTCTTCTAAGTACTACTGAATGTAGCTACCATAGAGATCAGTGGTAAGCTACCCAACCGTCAACTTGGCTAAAACTGTCGTCGTAGTGATGAGAGAGCGAGACGTATAGCCCTGAATTACCACCATGGGTACTCCGTCTCTCTCACTCTGCATTTTATTGGCTGAGAGAAAACGTATCGGGCAAGCAGCTtgaagagcgagagagacagGCTGCTCATAGCACGAGTGCTCTATCTCACTCCTCCGTCACAGTTTTTGTAAAGGCGATGCTTTGCGCGATGCTACCACCAGTAGTAGTATATGCTCTAAAGCGAAAACCTACCCGTGAAAATGTGTCTGTAGCGGCAGCAAAACGCTGTCCTATAAACGTCCCGTGAGTTGATCACGTGGTTCGTCACTACATATTTCGAACGCACTCAAATAGCGTTTTCAGTTGGCTGCACTGAGTGTGTTTCCCCTAGGATTACGCCTTTGCTATTAGTTGAAAACTGAAGATATCGCACTCAGTGTAGCCAGCTAAAAACGCTAAAGACAAGTCTAAACGCGCGAAGCAAAGCTTCAACTATAGCCTTGAACTTGACTAGCGCATTATCAGCTAAAGGGAGTGTCTCGAATATTTTCTACGGGTCGGCATACCTGTCAAACTTatcttttatatttcattattttcgaaatataatCATGGATCCAGCTGTCTTCCCCGAGGAAATATGGATCAAAATTCTTTTATACTGTGATGTGCCTGACATTATTGCCTTCGGGAGCACCTGTAAATACCTCAGGAAAACATCGGACACCGATTACTTGTGGTAAGTTTCGAGGTTATGTTGCTTAAACGCCCTTCGTACTTAACCGAACCAAGGCCTTATAGTTAGGAATGACAAGctaattatttaatcatttttcaacccttcaCACATACACTTATAAAGGTAGTATTACAGGACTATGTTGTACATCCCACAAAGTTTCTGAGCAAAAAGATCATAAAATGATGGTGTAGCATGTACATCTGAAAGAAATCAAGCCTGTCGagccaaattttttcgaaatattaccGTCAACGTGACCCGCAATTACTCaaccaaaattcaaaacacGAAAACCCAgctatttacaaatttataacTGGTTGTCTTGTCTTAATCAGCACGAATGAGGCTGTTAAGTCCTTATCAGCATTTGGGATACGTGAACTTTGATTTTTAGAGATATATATGTCAACGTTGAAATCAACAAGGCATCCCCTTAACCCATTCTGAACTGCATTATATCtaatggtgaaattttttttttcaatttatttgaattcttCATACTTCAACTATACTaagatatttgatttttttctaaattattttgaatgttATTGGTTTGAAGATTTGTTGAGAGCGTCATTCATTGATACTGGAAGAAATATCTGCTTTTGATATTTAAAATAGaatatacaatttataaatttctgtAATTGTCAGCAGCCAAGAtcatttgattaaaatttgaagTTGAAATCTTATACCCTCGCCCAGGGTAATTGTATTGTCAAAATTAAACCCAACCAACTTCAGCCGCACCCGTGAATCATGGATTAAGTAAACCATGCACGCTTCGGTacataaaaactttttttatttcaggaaAATCAAATGGCTGCAGCTCATATCCAAAGTACAATTCAAATTTCCTGACATGAAATGTCTCCAGTTACTAAGCGTTAGTTTTAAGGCGATGTGCTACCGACTTCACATGGTAGTGACGCTGGGAGAGAGCGTTCCATTCCCTAAGTGCTACCACTGCAGTGGTTACACGTGTCAAAGGAACTGCGTCGAAGGTTCGAGTTCAAAGGTGGTCATCGAGATCGGGAACAAATACACGTGGGTCATAACGCCTCATTTCGGTCTAAGACGGCATTTCTCTATGTTTGGCATACCGAAATGCAACACGGCCAACGCAGCGGTGCAAACACAGGCACCAAGCATAGCGAGCAGTAGCAGCAGGTTAAAAACTGATGCAAAATCAATTGCCAAAAAGCTGAAACTGGTGAGGCTATCCGAGCTAGCAACGGCAAAAATTCCACGACCCAGTGGACCGTTTTGCGTATTTTGCAATCCGGTTAAATTGTATCGCGAGAAAAAACGCCTCGCATCGCACCAGAATGATGTACAAAAATACTCTAGTACAAATCctatttatcaaaaattattgaatggATATTGTGCAGACACCATTGAGGTTCTCGGAATTCCTAACGTTGATGTTGTTAGTCCGGCGGAAGCCCTCTTAAGCGATGGAACTTTTTCGGTGCTAAAGACTTTCGTCGATCACTTGTTTCACCAGATGGGTTTAACGGCGACACTGAGAAAGCCAAACGCTGTACTTATGTTCTGCGAACCACTCGCCATGCATCCATTACTCAGAAAACAGCTACTTCATTACTTATTTCAAGAGGTCAAAGTTGCTAGGTAATTTTATTCGctgaatttataaaaatagaatcacatggaaataattatgtagCCGGTTCTTAGATATTTGAAGTATAATCTTCACTGCTGCAGAGAGAAGATTTACTTGTTGAGttgaattttaacaatttcaaTTCTCTCACAATCGTTTCAGGGTATGTTTAGTTCCAAAACCCTTGGCTGCTTGCGCAATGCTCGATGTGGAGACTTGCGTTGTAGTAGATAGCGGTGCTCTGAGTACAACAGTTGCTGTTGTCATCGGAGGAAGGGTGATGCCTGATCGGTGGCGTCTATTGCCTGTCGGTGGATATCACGTAGCCCATCATTTGAAACAAGCGATGCATTGGCAGCCAAAAGAATACCATCAGATTCCTGTATCTTATTTGGACACTATGGCTGTCAAGGAGAGATGCAGATTGAGCTACAACATTGAAAATGAAGAACGGAAAAGAGGGCCAACCAGAAGAGAACACATCAATCTTAGGGTTGATAGTTATGCAGATTACAAACAGTTTTGGGTAAGTAAAAAGTAAATGAtatcaaaattatttatgCAGGTGTGTCGATTGATTAGAGCAAGTAACAACTATTCTTGATGAATGTTAAATATATCCTTAATTAACACGCAATTTACTGAAATTTGTCATGAATCGATAAGAGTTGTTCATGTAATAATCTGTCGAGAAGGTAATTGAACACTATGAAATATGTGATGAAAATCTTTTGCATTCCATCGattgttattaaaataaataagttttcattgaaaattgatatgCTTGGTTGATGGGCGTTGCGATCCACCCACGCTTTTTGgggtgaattttaatttcgacGATTTATCATCATCAAATTCTTTAATGATCGGAAAGAAGTTTATAAACTTTCTGTAGCGATTAGTCaaatatttcttattattCTCCAATGTATAGATTGATAGaacaagaaattgattttggcAGAGAGTATCGCTGGGTTCTGAGCTTTACATCGCACCTGAGATGATGTACGTTAGCCTTGGGCTCCCCGAAGTGATCAAGGAAGTGACTATGGGCCTTTCGGAAGAACTGACCCAGGATTGTCTATCCCATATTCTGTTGACCGGAGGTAACACTGATTTGGCGGGATTTGACCTCAGGCTATCTAAAGATTTGCGCGAATTACTTCCGGAGCACAGTCCAATTTTGGAGGTCAGAAGCTGCCCAGGAACTCACAGCTGGAATGTGGCTATGGGATCAACTTACGTACCTTTGGCCGTACATCCTGGTATGTTGTCACCTTGTTTGGTAAACACCATATTTTTCTACTGTCATCGATCAGAATTTTAAATTGTATCAGGAGTTGAGGATGAGATAAGAAAAGAGTGCAAAAAGTCTCTCGCTATTTTCACGTATGGCGTAGATACAGGGAATTGAATATCGTTATAAAGCATTGTGAGAAAAGCATTGGGTGGATTCTGAAAAAAGGTCCAAGCAATTTGTATcttcattttaaatatttgaaattacaaGGTTAGTTATTCAATATAGAAATCTCGATACATGGATTGCGTTGTGAATTGTAATGCTGAACAATTAACATCGTCATACAGCTTTAATGTGgagctgaaaaatattcagcaAGATTTAATTGTATTTAACTATTTAATACGGAAAGCACTTTGccgtaattttttcgttcatctcagaaccaaaatatttttacttcttACCTTTTGTACCTATTTATTCTTGCATCGATAAACGATCCGCTTATTTGACTTGCAGACAAAACGCCACCAGAATATGTGGAAGGGAATCCATTCTGGTTATCGCGGGAAGAGTACGTCTTATTTGGATGTGAATCGCTTGAATAGTAACAAAGTAGCAAAGTGGGAGATAGATATCAATGACGAATGATTCAAGTCATGAATACTAGTACCTTAGCAATGATTATGCAAATTAGCAAACCAGTACATATGTCAAGACGTAATATCAGGAAGAGAAATGTTACCAGTGTCAAGTATATTCTATTCCTATATTGTCTATCAACTCGCAAGGTATGAATTCtcttataatattataataatgttaaaTTAACTAGAATGACTTTATACATTATTGAATGCATGCATGTTGTACGGTTTTGAATATGCCTCCACATTATCATGTAACCGGCGTCACATATTTCATctaatttcttcaaatattttaacagACTAACTCACCAGATACCAACTCGAAAAATTCTTTGCAAATTAATCTTATTCAAATAGTAAATCAACAATAAGCAAACTTGCACTTGTAAAAGTATTTTAACGTAACTCTGTTGCATTATAATACATTCTGAACCAAATAAGAATACTTAATTTCAGAATGAacgtatgaaatttgaaactttttaactataataatatttgatataTATGAGAAGTTTGAAATGTTATTCTAGCTTCCCCGCTCATGATACCTGCAGGAACTTCAGAATTTCTTATTTCACCAGATTCTGAATTCGAGGTTCAACTAAAGATTGATAAAATTACAACTAGATGAAATTGAGAATCTAATCTGATTGAAATGTGGAATGAATGGTTTCACTGCCTTATTTCACTATgctaaatttattatttatgtatctCTGGCAAGTGTTCAACACGCTATTACATGACACAAGACTGGGAGATGTTATACAGATGTCAAAAATTTAGCAATGAAAATCTTTAAAACTTTTACTACTTGGTAAAGTTTTCTACGCGCAATAAATAGTTTCATTTTAATATGTTACTGCATCTCTTATCTCTCCGCTATATTGTTTCTTTAATTCACATTGAAGAATGATATGGAAAAAGGAAAGTATGATTAAAACAACTAGTATCATTTCATTTTGCGCgttaaatgaattttaaacttgCAATAGTATTCCGGAGAATGTCATTTGTTATTTCGTAAATTTATATTggattttttgccaaaaaaaaaacaaacaaacaaaaaagcaACACAAtacgtgtatgtgtgtgtgtatatatatatatatatatacataaatgtatgtatgtatgtagagATTTTTCTAGTCACCATAAACCTACCTAGAACATTAAGAAGAGAGTATACTTCCAAAATagtaatatatacgtatacatatgatatatatgtattgagTAATAATTAGTAATGATAATTAACtgagaaaaagtaataatatattaaacTCATGAGTCTCTCGTTTATAGATTTATACAAAGTAAGAACAAAGAAGTAattgttataataatttatacgtcaagtttcataatatttattaataatgaCTATACCTAATAATGCTGCTTATGATgaggtataaaatataattaatattagtTCACAGCAACGAGCTCAATGAACATATTTTGTTACATATTATAGCAGATTTTTATCACCTTACTATATAATTCCAtcaatacaaaatattttcgataagATATTGTACAATTTAATGATAagtttattgaattttactagcacaatgttttttttttttttttttattatttaccattctttttcttctcttcaggTAGTTCCTCAAACGACTAAAACCTTGAAGGAACTCACAGCACTAAAGCTGCATTTCTTTTCTATAATGTGTAACAAGTTCATCATTCCAGttataatttcttcaatatcGATatcttaaaatatttcattaccgCAACGAACGAGAATTCGTACTCGGTGATTCAGtctctgtatttattttaAGGCTGTACATTTGGTAACTTGTTGTGATTTCCTTCATAGATTATTCATAATGTTAATGTTCTCAACATTCAAATTTGTATTATAATCAGTGTTCTGCTACAGATATGAACAAAGGATAATATACCAACATCAATATAGAATCAGCTCTATCTATTTAAGAAAACACAGTTTCACACCTGAATTCTAACAATCTAAAATGTCAGTGAAAAtggatgaaaagaagaaaaattgttaaataattattcatttcccatcagtttttacaaaatatttatgtataatccTGTAATTATTGTTGCTTGGCACAAGTTTTTAtcggatggaaaaataaataaataagtacaTGTGAGTGAAAGGGATATGTTATGAAATTACATCGACGCATTTAAGCTTGTTGTACGCTCAagcttttataattttaacattTAATTTTGGTAAATTATGTAAATAACAAGAGAAACACATTTATTCAgtaatttatttcatcacacTTTACATCAAGAAGTCTCGTTATAttatagataaaataaaatacaacgGCATGCGTAcgatacacatatacatatatgtatatttatgtttACTCATACGCACATGTATATgtttatgcatatatatacatatatatgtatacgcacacaatatttacacacgcgcacacaaaTGCCTGTGTTTCTATCGATGTATACTATTTACGACTGTATAttttgtgaataaatttttattttttttattttttctgtccCAAGAATAGAaagccaataaaaaaaaatagttttataaaacttttttttctaatcgttCTATATTTTATCAACTCTCGTTTCCGCTTTATACTCTTAAGAATTATTTCTTCATCGTTCAGTCCAAAATATTAGCGCTTTTTAATTTGTTCATACTAATTGAATAGTAGCAAtagaattaatgaaaattacagATTCGAATTGTTACAAATCTGacaaataagtaaataatgaATTGCATACTCGTTAGATAAACTGTAAAAACCTTTGGCTAAATGtggtaataattattcatatcatttgaaaagaaacattattatacatgGTAATAATagaagatatattttttactctatGATCTGTGACGTGCAGGTTTATGACCCATGATAATCACTCTTGCAATTTAAATTTACTccgatgataaaaaatacgaCCGGAATACAAGAGCGAGGCAAAAGCCTGTTGGAGATCATAAAGGCAAGGTACGTACATCGTGATCGACAAATGACTTTATGCAAATCACTCAATTAGTACAATCTTATCCTATGTTACTAACAGTTAATCGTTTATTTTActtactttaatttttttttttttggtatcaGGTCAAACCACCCAAGCCACTGAACGTCAATCTTTGCTAAACATGCCGTATCGATAGACCCGTGTGTTTATAAACTGTTACACTTGATCGCTATGACTTGAGGCCATAGTtgcattttaaaaatttgcaacggAACGAAAAAACTACATGCGAATCTCCGCgaaaatgtattatttttcttaatttactTGGGTATTTCAAGttcgataaaattaatgaaaataatggacTCAATggatatacataaatataagtATTACGTTTTAATTTGATAGAAAATGTGAACGGTTAAGAATCTGTACAAAAATGACGTTTCAAAGATTCTGTCATATTTAAATTCAAGAAGCATGTATGCTAGAACTAGAAATTTGAAGTACAAACAACGTATTTTATGACAAGTTCGCTATTAGAAATGTATGTATCAAAAAATCTAACATGGGAAAGTTTGGTTCTCTCgaataagtaataaataaatactttaAGATATATTTGTCTTATTTTGGCATTGTCATGTCTCAGGATGctttgttttcgttttaatacgaatttcaattaatcgcACTTTTGCAAGAACTTTCGAGTACGATGAAGTAATTAAACGGACGATGATTTACATGTAACATGTTTGGACGTGGACTTTGgagtattaaattttattctatttccaACAGCTATTAAATGTATGAACGTATGTATGTTCGTGTATATTACAAATtagaatatataaaatataccctaagttttgaagaatattttgttttaatttctacCTGCATATTTGTGATGCAAATTTGGCTCACAATTGTTTTTGTAAAatcttatatattatatatgtaatagCGTTTCAAAACTATTGAAAATCGCAGTGGTATCAAACAACGACTATTTATTCTTGTTAGTAAAACTTTATGAATTTATATCGATACTTTGACTAATTATACTCTGACTTTTTAACAATAATCACTGTAAAATAGTACGTGTATGGGATAACTTCtgtcacaaaaaaaatttcgaaactgtAAAGCAAACCactaaaaaaatcataaggGTGCTAGACAATTCTTCTCTGATTAACAAAACGACACTTTATGTATTCCACAAAGGTACTATCGCGTtattaaaaacaattaaaatattaGAAGGCGCTTtctatatgtgtgtatatatatatatatatatatatatatatatatatatatatacacatatatatgtaaatgtgtCAAGACTTATCTAGAAAGAAATATTCCAATCTTCCAATATGTACCTGAAATTTTAAAGGTTCCTTTGAACGTAATTATAACAAGATAGTTATTTCGCAAAACTTGTTCAGTAATTGTGAgtgcaacaattttttatctaaattattacaaattgataattgtaatttaatttttggaaaaacttGCCGGAAAAAATATGTGCAccataaattaatttatattttctttcaaatgaACGTTGGAAACTTCAGGCTCATGTTCTAATCTATTGATActtcaatattatacatgttaattttttcatattattattattacatatatatacaaattatatacaaaattgTTACAATAACTCTGAACAAACTGTTTCGATGCTTATAAATTCTCTCTgttagtctttttttttttttatttttatgaatatgGATGTTCAAGGTTTGATCAATTTCATGGCAAATCTTTGAacaagagaacaaaaaaaggtATATCTTTCTACCTCGTCTCAATTTTTGCCAACAGCGCTTACATGTTATGATCCTAAAAAGTTTTTACCTTTAATATAAATTTGGATTAATCATAAACTGCCGCTATTATTAGCAGCAAGAACTTTTCGCAGGTTCAGCTTCGATTAAATTGAAATCCAACCCTCCGGGTCTAGCAAATCCAGTTTTGATCCCATCCCATCCATCCTCCAACTTATACTCACCCGTTTGTATTCTGTTGTATACTTCCTGCGTTACCGTTTTAAAAGCATCTTCAACATTTATCCCTGTCTTAGCGCTAGTCTCAATGTGGTGGACTCCGTGCTGATCGGCAAAAGCCCTTGCTTCCTCCTTTGAAACCTCTCTTCTACCTCCATTGCTCACTAAATCTACCTTACATCCTACCAATGCAAAAACGGGACGATGAGGCTCGATATGCCTCCGTGCTTCCATCATCCATTGCGGTATGTGCTCAAAACTCGCTCTGTTACATACATCGTAAACTAGAAGTGCTCCAACCGAATTTCTGTAGTAAGACTTCGTTATGGACCTGAAATATGGACAGACATGTACTTTTGTTACTAATTATGTAATTATGTGCAAAATACTGGGCGTTTAGTTAAACGAcggttcaaaaaaaatattatagaatgtaaggaatttgaaagaataatgCATCTTCACTGGATTCAtgctgtaataaattaattttttatcatcaatacATTTACAAACGTCACAAAGCTACTAAAACAGAGTGCCGTAGTGTAAgaagtgagaaaaatgaatcaatTGAAGCCTCGCGAATTCTTGGCTTGTTTCTTACAATACTGATTGAAAATAGGATCAATTCCTGTGCATAGTAGCTACCTAAATCTTTCTTGGCCTGCCGTGTCCCAGAGCTGTAATTTAATCCTCGTCCCATCTTTGACCTCGATTAATCTGGCAAAAAAGTCTACTCCAACTG
It includes:
- the LOC124223363 gene encoding protein Son isoform X1, giving the protein MADLFDIANLITTVGVDAVKIKSEPGLPEKSSNEILTELFSTFDADEGIISPGSGDNEIAKDISVKSEKSDKLKKKKSKKKHKHKDKKHKKKTKKHSSDSDSEAEDGSKKRKKHKKKSKRKRDTSSSRTSESDEQKRKVQKIDSDGFKKNSKISENYLNDEFDATTNGNANKNVSKLAENSLIKTEPGLAMPEHSVHQQHEALLEPSSPRQPFVASKTNKDNLEDIVMPRLLENPKQGAAGKILIKDLKHSVVYSEVVKEVEDKAREKAARMEDGELSDSSGNDRTPTLSPSPSSCDNHGTPSLSPESNRSIVRTPSPMLRLQQVGVTLRNDLRMILKEKEKKRREEIKSKLRNGKQEREDKTRRDSNDKGHEEKHHRKSGSRERKRSKSKSHSRSQRSRSKGKERSREKSRDRRDRERSRDRWDHEWNRDRRKISKDGDKDRYRSRSRDRSRDRRNNRGRTRSRERKERIEIDKKKLLEIARKNAISMIQQGTLPLAQQDKVIAAIQAGGKSVDELTDFCKSLSKSEALGELSSISSDDDGSNSEKGFHHPFLVKDRPNSIIMNIRDAKQLPTKTFQEKAAESSTQLRLQFPVSSGQHHRKTENEWVPVNPKKPEPKKPTAPVTAPPEPLAIMPAPTQSPAPVPVPAPIPTPAPTPAPQSPVFSQPSLLKNVDIGCIVSQRLAAMRKLRENPNDVQALNEMYRAQNGMKSWAESKQMPGQFTGSTGVKVLSASELSAGYQAWARKDQLLTAQPVSGGMGMALLQKMGWRPGEGLGKNKEGTLVPLQLEVKLDKRGLVSDQDIGSRVGKTAKPVVPTIKTLEGKHPVSLLGEYCSKRKFGAPVYELCFECGPDHKKNFLFKVKVNGIEYKPSVASPNKKQAKAEAAQICLQTLGLLAA
- the LOC124223363 gene encoding protein Son isoform X2; translated protein: MADLFDIANLITTVGVDAVKIKSEPGLPEKSSNEILTELFSTFDADEGIISPGSGDNEIAKDISVKSEKSDKLKKKKSKKKHKHKDKKHKKKTKKHSSDSDSEAEDGSKKRKKHKKKSKRKRDTSSSRTSESDEQKRKVQKIDSDGFKKNSKISENYLNDEFDATTNGNANKNVSKLAENSLIKTEPGLAMPEHSVHQQHEALLEPSSPRQPFVASKTNKDNLEDIVMPRLLENPKQGAAGKILIKDLKHSVVYSEVVKEVEDKAREKAARMEDGELSDSSGNDRTPTLSPSPSSCDNHGTPSLSPESNRSIVRTPSPMLRLQQVGVTLRNDLRMILKEKEKKRREEIKSKLRNGKQEREDKTRRDSNDKGHEEKHHRKSGSRERKRSKSKSHSRSQRSRSKGKERSREKSRDRRDRERSRDRWDHEWNRDRRKISKDGDKDRYRSRSRDRSRDRRNNRGRTRSRERKERIEIDKKKLLEIARKNAISMIQQGTLPLAQQDKVIAAIQAGGKSVDELTDFCKSLSKSEALGELSSISSDDDGSNSEKGFHHPFLVKDRPNSIIMNIRDAKQLPTKTFQEKAAESSTQLRLQFPVSSGQHHRKTENEWVPVNPKKPEPKKPTAPVTAPPEPLAIMPAPTQSPAPVPVPAPIPTPAPTPAPQSPVFSQPSLLKNVDIGCIVSQRLAAMRKLRENPNDVQALNEMYRAQNGMKSWAESKQMPGQFTGSTGVKVLSASELSAGYQAWARKAHSYIGEETTFAAQCSLIFVWINC
- the LOC124223479 gene encoding actin-related protein 2-like, translated to MDPAVFPEEIWIKILLYCDVPDIIAFGSTCKYLRKTSDTDYLWKIKWLQLISKVQFKFPDMKCLQLLSVSFKAMCYRLHMVVTLGESVPFPKCYHCSGYTCQRNCVEGSSSKVVIEIGNKYTWVITPHFGLRRHFSMFGIPKCNTANAAVQTQAPSIASSSSRLKTDAKSIAKKLKLVRLSELATAKIPRPSGPFCVFCNPVKLYREKKRLASHQNDVQKYSSTNPIYQKLLNGYCADTIEVLGIPNVDVVSPAEALLSDGTFSVLKTFVDHLFHQMGLTATLRKPNAVLMFCEPLAMHPLLRKQLLHYLFQEVKVARVCLVPKPLAACAMLDVETCVVVDSGALSTTVAVVIGGRVMPDRWRLLPVGGYHVAHHLKQAMHWQPKEYHQIPVSYLDTMAVKERCRLSYNIENEERKRGPTRREHINLRVDSYADYKQFWRVSLGSELYIAPEMMYVSLGLPEVIKEVTMGLSEELTQDCLSHILLTGGNTDLAGFDLRLSKDLRELLPEHSPILEVRSCPGTHSWNVAMGSTYVPLAVHPDKTPPEYVEGNPFWLSREEYVLFGCESLE
- the LOC124223486 gene encoding ras-related protein Rab-39B; its protein translation is MVEPIFDYQFRLILIGDSTVGKSSLLKYFTDGKFAELSDPTVGVDFFARLIEVKDGTRIKLQLWDTAGQERFRSITKSYYRNSVGALLVYDVCNRASFEHIPQWMMEARRHIEPHRPVFALVGCKVDLVSNGGRREVSKEEARAFADQHGVHHIETSAKTGINVEDAFKTVTQEVYNRIQTGEYKLEDGWDGIKTGFARPGGLDFNLIEAEPAKSSCC